In Pseudanabaena yagii GIHE-NHR1, the following proteins share a genomic window:
- a CDS encoding NB-ARC domain-containing protein, whose amino-acid sequence MSSTLKASKQGLEIVDRARRRRGWTKTRTLAWWQGAHTSQATLRRFWRSIAIDRDAFAAICLTVGISDWQAIAENTFLANENILSAKQTHSLSQQDWSQSPDLIDFYGRETELALLETWLIGDRCKVISILGIGGIGKTSLAVACADRLQDKFDYLIWRSLQSMPTPIEFLQDLLQFFDSEHQSVKIDSLQQGINLLLNYCQKYHCLLIIDGLEAIFLSSEGKVKPQIGFYQQGYEGYGEIIHRLISDRHQSCLLVTSREKAAEVAMFENESGSLQNLVLRGLELPEVTELFEAKGCQGSERELQEITSLYGGNPLALKIIATMISEVFRNNVRAFLQENTIVIGDRLKSLLKQQTDRLSELEKEILYWLMLESSPMSLSRLRSNLLIPPTFSQILDILSALERRSLIEKIVDEVEVCFTLQPFLMKYLQEELAEQILDEFCEAIADQDIDCLRLFRTCRLVSDHQTRLLLRLKNEIFRTYRSEKKIQLIFDFFVPQLEHKPDLDIGYLGSNFLALIEAFGLERDRYNWQNICLR is encoded by the coding sequence ATGTCCAGCACACTGAAAGCTTCAAAACAAGGACTTGAAATAGTCGATCGCGCGAGGCGGCGACGGGGTTGGACTAAGACTCGGACATTAGCATGGTGGCAAGGCGCACATACTTCACAGGCGACCCTCAGACGATTCTGGCGCAGTATTGCCATTGATCGCGATGCCTTTGCTGCCATTTGTTTGACTGTGGGAATAAGCGATTGGCAGGCGATCGCCGAAAATACTTTCTTAGCAAATGAGAATATCCTCTCGGCAAAACAAACGCATTCTCTCAGTCAGCAAGATTGGAGTCAATCTCCTGATCTGATTGATTTTTACGGACGTGAAACGGAATTAGCATTACTGGAAACTTGGTTGATAGGCGATCGCTGTAAAGTCATATCAATTTTGGGAATTGGTGGTATTGGGAAAACCTCCTTAGCTGTCGCTTGTGCCGATCGCTTGCAAGATAAATTTGACTATTTAATCTGGCGATCGCTACAATCCATGCCTACGCCCATTGAATTTTTGCAGGATTTACTGCAATTCTTTGATAGCGAGCATCAATCAGTAAAAATTGATAGCTTACAACAGGGAATTAATCTCCTTCTCAATTATTGCCAGAAATATCATTGCTTGTTGATCATTGATGGCTTAGAGGCAATATTCCTGAGTAGTGAGGGGAAAGTAAAGCCACAAATAGGCTTCTATCAGCAAGGCTATGAGGGCTATGGAGAAATAATACATAGGTTAATAAGCGATCGCCATCAGAGTTGTTTGTTAGTAACTAGTCGTGAAAAAGCCGCCGAAGTTGCTATGTTTGAGAACGAATCTGGCTCTTTACAAAATCTAGTACTGCGCGGTTTAGAACTTCCAGAAGTCACTGAGTTATTTGAGGCAAAGGGTTGTCAAGGTAGTGAGAGAGAATTGCAAGAAATCACATCTCTCTACGGAGGCAATCCCCTTGCTCTAAAAATCATTGCGACTATGATTAGCGAGGTATTTAGAAACAATGTGAGAGCCTTTTTACAGGAAAATACGATCGTCATTGGCGATCGCTTAAAGTCTTTGCTAAAACAGCAAACAGATCGCCTATCTGAATTAGAAAAAGAAATTCTCTACTGGTTAATGCTTGAATCTAGCCCAATGAGCCTATCAAGGTTACGCAGCAATTTACTAATACCTCCAACTTTTTCGCAGATTTTGGACATTCTGTCTGCGCTGGAAAGGCGATCGCTAATTGAGAAAATTGTTGACGAGGTTGAGGTCTGTTTTACGCTTCAGCCCTTTTTGATGAAATATCTACAAGAGGAACTTGCGGAGCAAATTCTAGATGAGTTTTGTGAAGCGATCGCAGATCAGGATATTGACTGTTTAAGGCTATTTCGCACTTGTAGATTAGTAAGTGATCATCAAACTCGCCTACTGCTACGCCTCAAAAATGAGATCTTCCGAACCTATCGCAGTGAGAAGAAAATTCAATTGATTTTCGATTTCTTCGTTCCTCAGTTAGAGCATAAGCCAGATCTGGATATTGGCTATTTGGGTAGCAATTTTCTTGCCTTGATTGAGGCTTTTGGGTTGGAGCGCGATCGCTACAATTGGCAGAATATTTGCCTAAGGTGA
- a CDS encoding FkbM family methyltransferase: MKFAKIKTLFRQFGTLNAIRYLYAEVNRKIYDPFKITSYSQTGEDRIIEHLLGESGFYVDVGCNHPQYYSNTFSLYKKGWTGITIDACPELIKQHQKLRKRDRSICAVISDKEQEVIFTDFEDSLVSSLDVEHVSEWMKSRKIKEQRVVKTTSLNSILDDCKVPSNFDLLNIDVEGHDYEVLTSLDLNIYRPKLIVIEMHGFDLTNPSSSKIYEYLTVNNYKLIGYATMNGYFAEAPIKGGEISWC, encoded by the coding sequence ATGAAATTTGCCAAAATCAAAACTCTATTTCGTCAATTTGGAACATTAAATGCTATTCGCTATCTCTATGCCGAAGTCAATCGTAAAATCTATGATCCTTTCAAAATAACTAGTTACTCTCAAACAGGAGAAGATCGCATAATTGAACATTTGTTAGGTGAATCTGGGTTTTATGTTGATGTTGGCTGCAACCATCCTCAATATTATTCTAATACCTTTTCACTTTATAAAAAGGGATGGACAGGAATCACTATCGATGCTTGTCCTGAACTAATCAAGCAACATCAAAAACTAAGAAAGCGCGATCGCAGCATTTGTGCAGTCATCTCAGACAAAGAACAGGAAGTTATCTTCACAGATTTTGAAGATTCCTTAGTCTCATCACTTGATGTAGAACATGTCAGTGAATGGATGAAAAGTAGAAAGATCAAAGAGCAGAGGGTTGTTAAAACAACATCTTTGAACAGTATTTTAGATGATTGCAAAGTGCCATCAAATTTTGATTTACTCAATATTGATGTAGAAGGACATGATTATGAGGTCTTGACATCTCTAGACCTTAATATCTATCGACCTAAACTAATTGTGATCGAAATGCATGGCTTTGACTTGACTAACCCTAGCTCAAGTAAGATCTATGAGTATTTAACAGTCAACAATTACAAACTGATTGGCTATGCGACGATGAATGGTTATTTTGCAGAAGCTCCCATAAAAGGAGGTGAAATTAGTTGGTGCTAA
- a CDS encoding serine/threonine protein kinase, which yields MKLIHNIGDIVNEYRITKFLGQGGIAATYLAENIQVNQTVAIKAITLKKVENFKMIELFEREAKVLAQLSHVSIPKYISYFQIDRPRQRIFYIVQQLAKGENLANLIENGWNPNELEVKQIAVRFLEILIYLQQIIPPVIHRDIKPQNVIYNRDLDFQDKEKIFLVDFGAVQDTYHNSLTGGSTIVGTYGYMAPEQFRGQAKLSTDLYGLGATLIFLLTHQHPSELPQKKLKIDWRSQVKEGKLGKHFETWLDRMIEPAIEERFRSAEEALAILRGEKTYTSYNNQRKARPATSKIVIKEISNKLVISIPQIFLRSNYSYFFLSIPIIWNVFLFFYLWIVFQTIDFASIINGISLGGLAFLAVFVFINIWIIFLFLIACVSKIYIEIDATSILFRREIFGWMVQNTRVIGKIGKILQVNLKNTLLSIRRGSPIMVCNLTIKRRNIRFASFLSEEEKQWLIEEIQDFVERQKLKLEEE from the coding sequence ATGAAATTAATTCATAATATTGGAGATATAGTTAATGAATATCGTATTACAAAATTTCTTGGACAAGGTGGGATTGCTGCTACCTATCTTGCTGAAAATATTCAAGTAAATCAAACGGTTGCTATTAAAGCTATTACTTTAAAGAAAGTTGAAAATTTTAAAATGATTGAACTTTTTGAGAGAGAAGCTAAAGTGTTAGCTCAGTTGTCTCATGTTTCTATTCCTAAATATATTAGCTATTTTCAAATTGATAGACCAAGACAACGTATTTTTTATATAGTCCAGCAGTTAGCTAAAGGAGAGAATCTTGCTAACCTTATTGAAAATGGATGGAATCCTAACGAACTAGAAGTAAAGCAAATTGCTGTGAGATTTTTGGAGATTCTAATCTATCTTCAGCAGATTATCCCTCCTGTAATTCATAGAGATATTAAACCTCAAAATGTTATTTACAATCGAGATCTTGATTTTCAAGATAAAGAAAAAATTTTTCTAGTTGATTTTGGTGCAGTGCAAGATACCTACCATAACTCACTTACAGGTGGTAGTACGATTGTTGGTACATATGGCTACATGGCTCCTGAACAGTTTCGAGGTCAAGCAAAACTTAGTACCGATCTATATGGACTTGGAGCAACATTAATTTTCCTGTTAACGCATCAGCATCCATCCGAACTACCACAAAAGAAACTAAAGATTGATTGGCGATCGCAAGTTAAGGAAGGAAAACTAGGCAAACATTTCGAGACTTGGTTAGATAGAATGATTGAGCCTGCGATCGAGGAAAGGTTTAGATCGGCAGAGGAAGCATTAGCCATTTTACGAGGAGAAAAAACTTATACGAGTTACAATAACCAAAGAAAAGCTCGTCCTGCAACGAGCAAGATCGTTATAAAAGAGATTAGTAACAAACTAGTTATTTCAATTCCACAAATTTTTCTACGCAGTAATTACAGTTATTTTTTTCTGTCTATCCCAATAATTTGGAATGTTTTCCTATTTTTCTATTTATGGATAGTTTTCCAAACTATTGATTTTGCCTCTATCATTAATGGGATCTCTCTTGGTGGGCTAGCTTTTCTTGCAGTTTTTGTATTTATAAACATATGGATAATTTTTTTGTTCTTAATAGCCTGTGTATCCAAGATATATATAGAAATTGATGCAACCTCTATTTTATTTAGGCGCGAGATATTCGGTTGGATGGTTCAAAATACAAGAGTTATAGGAAAAATTGGGAAAATATTACAAGTAAATCTCAAAAATACATTGCTATCTATAAGACGAGGTTCCCCAATTATGGTTTGCAATCTGACTATTAAACGTCGTAATATTCGCTTTGCCTCATTTCTTTCAGAAGAAGAAAAACAATGGTTAATTGAAGAAATTCAAGACTTTGTAGAAAGACAAAAACTGAAACTAGAGGAAGAATAG
- a CDS encoding protein kinase domain-containing protein, producing the protein MTTQAKRNEECLVLEIAVKTVGDRETVVELVCQELTALEARSITKVQIRATQENQKFFLWEAEFDLEYPQPLPKLDLSLALEDEDEEPKDGLHQTGDVIRDRYRILEVLGQGGNGITYAAEDLQQHTKVAIKALSLRHMDDWKQIELFEREAKVLSQLDHPAIPKYFDYFTIDTDEDRAFYIVQELAQGQNLAKLVEAGWRTNEKGVRKIIEQVLNILIYLHGLKPPVVHRDIKPHNLIYSNDGKVSLVDFGAVQDTYRSTMARGSTVIGTFGYMAPEQFRGQAVPATDLYALGATILFILTHRSPSELPQERLRYNFRSKIQVSEQFADWLQKMVEPEIETRFASARESLVALQKKQIVWLPQRNLSWQAWLAIASISSILTVCTITNKWLILSFYDIYPEICKTNKKDKNPEDIKELIDYVTQNKRLSNKFPNQDTEGDRCVTANLNIETLNFLSQHGNRLDYQALLLSTKSEEVIDWLMSKKVDINSKDKSNKTALSIAVLNYLYHDGNINIIKKLIKNGADINNQDNLGLTPLHYAVTKEDNYEEHIIQEQNGHEEEYLVTRKNGREEYTLVKGDKRYMINNEDTPIIPKSSNLVIFLIQSGSKINIKDINGATPLHYSIIDLIGKSQFQCLLSRKSYKCIQTKETNEQMFIQTNPMFGKTNKTILLINNGADVNSKDNNGNTPLDYCFQYISLLESYIKYSKRYKEEYKRHIQDSWQMSIIYYLVGKGANINNTSHQDIQIYFSHSIYNKDFNFAKLLISKGANVNITGSDSHTYLHYASSIGDMQIVRLLIDNNADVNIINNNGKTALSLSANNEIAQLLIAKGAK; encoded by the coding sequence TTGACAACCCAAGCTAAGCGTAATGAGGAATGTTTGGTACTAGAGATCGCAGTCAAAACTGTTGGCGATCGCGAAACTGTAGTAGAACTAGTGTGTCAAGAATTAACTGCTCTGGAAGCCCGTAGTATTACCAAAGTGCAGATAAGGGCGACACAGGAGAATCAAAAGTTTTTTTTGTGGGAAGCGGAGTTTGATTTGGAGTATCCTCAGCCATTACCCAAGCTAGATCTATCTTTGGCTCTAGAAGATGAGGATGAAGAGCCAAAAGATGGTTTACATCAAACTGGTGATGTAATTCGCGATCGCTATCGAATCTTAGAGGTCTTAGGTCAGGGTGGTAATGGCATTACCTATGCTGCTGAGGATTTACAACAACATACAAAGGTGGCGATTAAAGCTCTATCACTACGGCATATGGATGATTGGAAGCAGATCGAGCTTTTTGAAAGGGAAGCAAAGGTACTATCTCAACTCGATCATCCTGCAATTCCCAAGTATTTTGATTATTTTACGATTGATACAGATGAAGACCGAGCTTTTTATATCGTGCAGGAGTTGGCGCAGGGGCAAAATCTAGCAAAACTCGTTGAGGCAGGATGGCGCACTAATGAGAAGGGGGTAAGGAAAATCATTGAGCAAGTTTTAAATATTTTGATTTATTTGCATGGTCTGAAACCTCCTGTAGTGCATCGCGATATTAAGCCGCATAACTTGATTTACAGCAATGACGGCAAGGTGTCATTAGTTGATTTTGGAGCGGTGCAGGATACTTATCGCAGTACGATGGCGAGAGGAAGTACTGTAATCGGTACGTTTGGATATATGGCTCCTGAACAGTTTCGCGGTCAGGCAGTACCAGCAACAGATTTATATGCTTTGGGGGCAACGATTCTATTTATTCTCACCCATCGTTCTCCTTCGGAGTTGCCCCAAGAGCGTTTGCGCTATAACTTCCGTTCTAAGATTCAAGTTTCGGAACAGTTTGCTGATTGGTTGCAGAAAATGGTTGAGCCAGAGATAGAAACTAGGTTTGCTTCTGCGAGAGAGTCTCTGGTGGCATTACAAAAGAAACAAATTGTCTGGCTTCCTCAAAGGAATCTTTCTTGGCAGGCTTGGTTAGCGATCGCTAGTATAAGCAGTATTTTGACAGTCTGTACAATTACTAACAAATGGTTAATTCTAAGCTTTTACGATATATATCCCGAAATTTGTAAAACCAATAAAAAAGATAAAAACCCTGAAGATATCAAGGAGCTTATAGACTACGTTACACAAAACAAAAGATTGTCTAATAAGTTCCCAAATCAAGACACTGAGGGTGATCGTTGTGTAACAGCAAATCTAAATATAGAAACACTTAATTTTCTCAGTCAACATGGGAATAGGTTAGATTATCAGGCTCTTCTATTATCGACAAAATCAGAAGAAGTAATTGATTGGCTGATGTCAAAAAAAGTCGATATTAATAGCAAAGATAAAAGCAACAAAACAGCACTATCTATTGCAGTGTTAAACTATTTATATCATGATGGGAATATAAACATCATAAAAAAACTTATAAAAAATGGTGCAGATATTAATAATCAAGATAATCTTGGACTGACACCACTTCATTATGCTGTAACAAAAGAAGATAATTATGAAGAACATATTATACAAGAACAAAATGGTCATGAAGAAGAATATCTTGTAACAAGAAAAAATGGTCGTGAAGAATATACTTTAGTAAAAGGAGATAAGCGCTATATGATAAATAATGAAGATACTCCTATAATCCCCAAAAGCTCCAATCTTGTTATTTTTCTAATTCAATCGGGCTCAAAAATTAATATAAAAGATATCAATGGAGCGACTCCATTACATTATTCAATTATAGACTTAATTGGCAAGTCACAATTTCAATGTTTGCTCAGCAGGAAAAGCTATAAATGTATCCAAACAAAAGAGACCAATGAACAAATGTTTATTCAAACCAATCCTATGTTTGGCAAAACAAATAAGACTATATTGCTAATTAATAATGGGGCAGATGTCAATTCCAAAGATAATAATGGAAATACTCCATTAGACTATTGCTTTCAATATATTTCTCTACTTGAATCATATATTAAATACAGCAAAAGATATAAAGAAGAATATAAAAGACATATCCAAGATTCTTGGCAGATGTCTATAATATATTATCTTGTTGGCAAAGGTGCAAATATTAATAATACTAGCCATCAAGACATACAAATTTATTTTTCACATTCAATTTATAACAAGGATTTTAATTTTGCAAAGCTCCTAATTAGTAAAGGTGCAAATGTTAATATAACGGGTAGTGATAGTCATACCTATTTGCATTATGCATCTAGTATTGGAGATATGCAAATAGTTAGATTATTGATTGATAATAATGCAGATGTTAATATTATAAATAATAATGGTAAAACTGCTTTGTCATTATCAGCTAATAACGAGATAGCACAGTTATTAATTGCAAAAGGTGCAAAATAA
- a CDS encoding cytochrome c biogenesis CcdA family protein: MSRIKKFIQVSSKTYFGRFLIPFLLCIATIIAAFSLSRVNWTSLFQPFQNFVFETDDKYHNWFSQQSITNPFLLLPLAFIGGLVASISPCVLALLPVNLSYIGTREITSKREALIKAGTFVLGVVTVLSILGLFSSIASLITLKYQGYIHTIVGTLILLMGLSLWGVFRLPLPQKSFRFPALGCYGIGLTFALLSSPCTSPILFSILAAAATSGSQLYSVLAMVSYALGYTIIIFLASLFTGLAKQARSLMQYSEIITRIGSAGLILMGGFYLINGIQWIVAISKL; encoded by the coding sequence ATGTCACGCATTAAGAAGTTCATACAGGTTTCATCAAAGACTTATTTTGGTAGATTTCTTATTCCATTTCTACTATGTATTGCTACTATAATTGCAGCCTTTAGCTTGAGTCGAGTTAACTGGACATCACTGTTTCAACCATTTCAAAACTTTGTCTTTGAGACAGATGATAAATATCACAATTGGTTCAGCCAACAATCAATCACTAATCCATTTTTATTACTCCCACTTGCATTTATAGGTGGACTGGTTGCTAGTATTTCTCCCTGCGTATTAGCGTTACTACCAGTCAATCTTAGCTATATTGGAACTCGCGAAATCACATCCAAAAGAGAAGCTTTGATTAAGGCAGGTACTTTTGTATTAGGAGTGGTAACTGTTCTTAGTATCCTTGGACTTTTCTCTTCCATTGCCAGTTTAATCACGCTCAAATATCAAGGATATATTCATACAATAGTTGGAACTTTAATCCTTTTAATGGGCTTGAGTTTATGGGGAGTTTTTCGTTTGCCTCTACCACAAAAGAGTTTTAGATTTCCTGCTTTAGGTTGTTATGGAATTGGACTAACTTTTGCTTTGTTAAGTTCTCCTTGTACGAGTCCAATTTTATTTTCTATATTAGCTGCTGCCGCTACGTCGGGTTCTCAGCTTTATAGTGTTTTAGCGATGGTCAGTTATGCATTGGGCTACACCATTATTATTTTCTTGGCAAGCTTATTTACGGGTTTAGCAAAGCAGGCGCGATCGCTAATGCAATATTCTGAAATAATTACGCGCATTGGCAGCGCTGGCTTAATCCTAATGGGAGGATTTTATTTAATTAATGGCATTCAATGGATTGTCGCGATATCAAAGCTTTAG
- a CDS encoding thioredoxin domain-containing protein, with amino-acid sequence MRFIEKHNLAIACFLTCFTLANVSGCSQSVSQAKTTANIPPPAPTASPVANTSQNQPKRTFTPELVKAYINGCQASGGTQEYCNCFIGKIKVALTPDEFDKAGEAFKTGGKIPPVIDKAMQSCQPAPEPKPTAPNPLPNQSAIKITPESEEMLLARHLKKIGAVLYGTYWCPYCDRQKQAFGDAISEIQYVECDPRGSNPRPDLCNSFGVHSYPTWQIKGKAYTGSYDLRSLAEISGYQSSRN; translated from the coding sequence ATGAGATTTATAGAGAAGCATAATTTAGCGATCGCTTGTTTCCTCACATGCTTTACATTAGCTAATGTGTCGGGATGCAGTCAGTCAGTATCTCAAGCAAAGACAACAGCAAATATCCCACCTCCCGCACCAACTGCTTCCCCTGTAGCAAATACTAGCCAAAATCAACCTAAACGAACCTTCACTCCTGAACTTGTCAAAGCATATATTAATGGTTGTCAAGCATCTGGTGGTACACAGGAATACTGTAATTGCTTTATTGGCAAAATTAAAGTAGCACTAACCCCAGATGAATTTGATAAGGCTGGAGAAGCTTTTAAAACAGGGGGCAAGATTCCTCCTGTGATAGATAAGGCAATGCAATCATGCCAGCCAGCACCAGAACCGAAGCCTACAGCTCCCAACCCCTTACCAAATCAGTCTGCTATAAAGATAACTCCTGAAAGCGAAGAAATGTTACTTGCACGACATCTCAAAAAGATTGGAGCGGTTTTATACGGTACTTATTGGTGTCCATACTGTGATAGACAAAAACAGGCTTTTGGAGATGCGATTAGTGAAATTCAATATGTTGAGTGTGATCCTAGAGGAAGTAATCCCCGACCAGACCTCTGTAATAGCTTTGGAGTTCATAGTTATCCTACTTGGCAAATTAAAGGCAAGGCTTATACAGGTAGTTACGATCTCAGATCTCTAGCTGAGATATCAGGCTACCAAAGTTCTCGCAACTAG
- a CDS encoding YiaA/YiaB family inner membrane protein — protein MRLNSIDPMLNQKDTTAWIFQVYAAFVISTGSFAASLYLLPMDNVVRSQLGISYVFSISASVSLTKTIRDNHEARKRQALIDAIITDKVITENHPLIDLLENPKISK, from the coding sequence ATGCGTTTGAATTCAATCGATCCTATGTTGAACCAAAAAGATACAACTGCTTGGATTTTTCAGGTTTATGCGGCTTTTGTCATCTCTACTGGATCTTTTGCAGCTAGCCTCTATTTACTGCCTATGGATAATGTAGTCAGAAGTCAACTGGGGATTAGCTATGTATTTTCCATTAGCGCAAGTGTTTCTCTGACTAAGACCATTCGCGATAATCATGAAGCGAGGAAACGCCAAGCACTCATTGATGCAATCATCACCGATAAAGTTATTACTGAAAATCATCCTCTCATCGATTTACTTGAAAACCCCAAAATCTCAAAGTGA
- a CDS encoding CHAT domain-containing protein, with the protein MHDGSVDIFDGAIAIMGKLVTLKFNDGNFEQGFAVTIQIGEEGALPSSEIAANLPPSKELPLLYDAWQSFYLKIGATTRLSADANAVTNVSFLEDCYDAAEKLAEHLNQWLRSQSFLPARELVSDNIYRSDEVRVLLQSGNPYLQKMPWHLWDLFDRRFTKSEIAIAAPAYSSIAPTKKHSDKIRILVILGNSEGIDIDADRAMLEQLPNAEVTLLVEPKRQQLNDELWQQQWDILFFAGHSSTQQDIGRIYINETESLRMEQLRYALRTAVSNGLRLAIFNSCDGLGLARSLFDLHIPQVIVMREPIPDEVAQKFLRYFLEDFSSGTSCYLSVRRARERLQGIEDRFPCATWLPIICQNPAETPLTWSIPKDEKVTIPLPAPPKQSVPIVSPMIEASSPPPSNRRNQRTKLFQLPQTYMLLAGTALGLACFVAVLRPRPIVIASGGAIAAIVIGAWSWQVKKEFAWLNENNLLDRYVFASKLDGLERKSLATGMQWRRAKAWAREIHAYAEKIVEKEPDMTVDILETLITVLDLAGQVSDAIATIGQVKSENYRVVAQRRLQASYDRLQATHELLQNLQDQVLLLSLDRSSSNLKMELPAQLRLAIDTNKITLQANEN; encoded by the coding sequence GTGCATGATGGGTCTGTAGATATTTTTGATGGAGCGATCGCCATTATGGGGAAGCTAGTAACCCTTAAATTTAATGACGGTAATTTCGAGCAGGGCTTTGCAGTAACAATTCAGATTGGTGAAGAAGGAGCACTTCCATCATCAGAAATTGCTGCAAATTTGCCTCCATCAAAAGAGTTGCCTTTGCTATATGACGCATGGCAATCTTTCTATCTAAAAATAGGCGCAACCACGCGACTCTCAGCAGATGCCAATGCTGTTACTAACGTTTCCTTTCTTGAAGATTGCTATGATGCTGCCGAAAAACTTGCAGAACATCTCAATCAATGGTTGCGATCGCAGTCTTTTCTCCCTGCGAGGGAATTAGTCTCCGATAATATCTACAGAAGCGATGAAGTGCGGGTACTACTGCAATCGGGAAATCCCTATTTACAGAAGATGCCTTGGCACTTGTGGGATTTATTTGATCGCCGCTTTACCAAATCAGAAATTGCGATCGCTGCTCCTGCCTACTCCAGTATCGCTCCTACTAAAAAGCATTCTGATAAGATTCGGATTCTCGTAATTCTTGGCAATAGTGAAGGTATTGATATTGATGCTGATCGCGCCATGCTAGAACAATTACCCAATGCCGAGGTAACTCTGTTAGTAGAACCGAAGCGCCAACAACTTAATGATGAGCTATGGCAACAGCAATGGGACATTCTCTTTTTTGCAGGGCATAGCTCCACTCAACAAGATATCGGTCGGATCTATATCAACGAAACGGAAAGTCTAAGGATGGAACAGTTGCGCTATGCGCTGAGAACGGCTGTATCTAATGGGCTGAGATTAGCGATTTTTAACTCCTGTGATGGTTTGGGCTTGGCGCGATCGCTATTTGATTTGCATATTCCCCAAGTAATCGTGATGCGTGAACCGATCCCCGATGAAGTAGCGCAGAAGTTTCTCCGCTACTTTCTCGAAGATTTCTCAAGTGGAACCTCTTGCTATTTATCAGTACGTCGCGCAAGAGAGCGCTTGCAAGGTATTGAAGACCGCTTCCCCTGTGCGACTTGGCTACCGATTATCTGTCAAAACCCCGCCGAAACACCTCTAACATGGTCAATTCCTAAGGATGAGAAAGTGACAATACCTCTACCAGCACCACCAAAACAATCAGTACCAATAGTATCGCCAATGATAGAAGCGTCATCTCCCCCTCCATCTAATCGAAGAAATCAAAGGACAAAGTTATTCCAATTGCCACAAACCTATATGCTTTTGGCAGGAACAGCTTTGGGTTTGGCTTGTTTTGTGGCGGTACTGCGTCCGCGTCCAATTGTGATCGCGAGTGGTGGGGCGATCGCCGCGATCGTCATTGGTGCGTGGTCATGGCAAGTTAAGAAGGAATTTGCGTGGTTGAACGAGAATAATTTGCTCGATCGCTATGTATTTGCCTCAAAACTGGACGGCTTAGAACGCAAGTCTCTGGCTACTGGGATGCAGTGGCGGAGGGCGAAGGCATGGGCGAGGGAGATTCATGCTTATGCTGAAAAAATAGTTGAGAAGGAACCAGATATGACGGTGGATATCTTAGAGACTTTGATCACTGTTTTGGATTTAGCGGGACAGGTCTCTGATGCGATCGCTACTATTGGTCAGGTGAAGTCTGAGAATTATCGTGTGGTTGCCCAGCGACGTTTACAAGCAAGTTACGATCGCCTGCAAGCTACTCACGAACTTTTGCAAAACCTACAAGATCAAGTTCTATTACTTTCGCTAGACCGCAGTAGTTCTAATCTCAAAATGGAGCTTCCTGCTCAGTTAAGATTAGCGATCGATACAAACAAAATTACTTTACAAGCAAATGAAAATTAA